DNA from Streptomyces sp. NBC_01260:
CGGCAGAACGCCGAGATCACCCAGCACTTCGCGCGCAGGCTGCACGGACACGGGTTCATCGAGGAGCGGGCGGTCCGCCAGGTGTACTCGCCGGTCGACGGCCGCTTCCTGCCGGACCGCTACATCGAGGGCACCTGCCCGCACTGCGGCTACGACAGGGCCCGCGGCGACCAGTGCGAGAACTGCACCCGCGTCCTGGACCCGACCGACCTGCTGAACCCGCGCTCGGCGATCAGCGGCTCCACGGAGCTGGAGGTCCGCGAGACCACGCACCTGTTCCTGCTCCAGTCCAGGCTCCAGGACGAGGTCGAAGCGTGGGTGGCCCGGCACGAGGAGCAGTGGCCGCAGCTTTCTTCGTCCATCGCCCGCAAATGGCTGACCGAGGGCCTGCAGGACCGCGCCATCACCCGCGACCTGGACTGGGGTGTCCCGGTCCCGGCCGACACCTGGCCGGAGCTCGCGGCCGAGGGCAAGGTCTTCTACGTCTGGTTCGACGCCCCGATCGAGTACATCGGCGCGACGAAGGAGTGGTCGGACGCCGCCCCGGACGGTGAGAGCCGCGACTGGAAGTCGTGGTGGTACGAGGCCGACGACACCGTCCGCTACACGCAGTTCATGGCCAAGGACAACGTCCCGTTCCACACGGTGATGTTCCCGGCCACGGAGCTCGGTGTCCGCGAGCCCTGGAAGAAGGTCGACGTCGTCAAGGGCTTCAACTGGCTGACGTACTACGGCGGCAAGTTCTCCACCTCCCAGCAGCGGGGCATCTTCACCGACGCGGCCCTGGAGACACTGCCGGCCGACTACTGGCGGTACTTCCTGATCGCCAACGCCCCCGAGTCCGACGACTCCTCCTTCACCTGGGAGCACTTCGCCGCCACGGTAAACAAGGACCTGGCCGACACGCTCGGTAACTTCGTCAACCGCGTGCTGTCCTTCTCCCGAAAGAGATTCGGCGACGAGGTCCCGGCCGGCAGCGCCGCCGGTGAGGCGGAAACGCGCCTGGGCGGTGAGATCGCGCGGCTCCTCGCCGAGTACGAGGAGCACATGGAGGCCCTCCAGTACCGCAAGGCCGCCGCCGCGTTGCGCGCCCTGTGGTCGGCGGGCAACTCCTACCTGGAGGCGAAGGCCCCCTGGCTGGAGATCAGGACCGACCCGGAGGGTGCGGCCCTGACCCTGCGCACGGCGATGAACCTCATCCACCTCTACGCGATCGTCTCCGAACCGTTCATCCCGGCCTCGGCCGCCGCCATGCGTGGTGCCTTCGCGCTGGAGAGCGACACCGCGACCTGGGTGACGGCCGAAGAGGCGAAGTCCCTGGCTTCGGTCCCGGCCGGCACGCCGTTCACCGTCCCGCCGGTCCTCTTCGCGAAGATCACGGAGGAGGACCTGGAGTCCTACCGTGCGCGCTTCGGCGGATTCGACGCCTGACTGCGTCTTTGGCGCCCGTACCGACTGCGGCTTCGTCCGACGGTACGGGCGCGGAAGCTCCCAGCCGGTTCATGTCGGCTCGGACTCAACCAGGGTGGTGGGCTACGTGGGTGCCGGTCTGCTTACCTGCTGCACTGGCCCGTAGTGCTCAGGCCACGGCCGGGCTCGCCCCATGGCGTTCGTAGAGCCGTTTTACCTGCGTAATCCAGAACTCGAACTTCTCGTCTGCGGATGCACTCATAGGCAGAAGCCGGAGGTCTTTGGCCAGCTGGTAGAAACCGGATCCGGCATCGTTGGCACCCAGGTAGTTCACCAGTGCTCCCAAACGGCTCCCAAGATGGCCCCCGGAAACCACTCAGGGGCCTGATCCACTGAGTGGATCAGGCCCCTGACCTGGTCTTACGGCTGTCGGGGTGGCGGGATTTGAACCCACGACCTCTTCGTCCCGAACGAAGCGCGCTGCCAAGCTGCGCTACACCCCGATCGTCGTCGGTGTCCCGGCGACATCGATTACTTTAGCCCACCGGCGGCCGGAGACGAAATCCGGTTTTTGTGCCGATCGGGGTGCGGGTGAG
Protein-coding regions in this window:
- the metG gene encoding methionine--tRNA ligase — its product is MARHLVTSALPYINGIKHLGNMAGSMLPADVYSRYLRRRGHDVLYICATDEHGTPAELAAKAAGMSVAEFCAQAHDAQKAVYDGFQLAFDYFGRSSSRQNAEITQHFARRLHGHGFIEERAVRQVYSPVDGRFLPDRYIEGTCPHCGYDRARGDQCENCTRVLDPTDLLNPRSAISGSTELEVRETTHLFLLQSRLQDEVEAWVARHEEQWPQLSSSIARKWLTEGLQDRAITRDLDWGVPVPADTWPELAAEGKVFYVWFDAPIEYIGATKEWSDAAPDGESRDWKSWWYEADDTVRYTQFMAKDNVPFHTVMFPATELGVREPWKKVDVVKGFNWLTYYGGKFSTSQQRGIFTDAALETLPADYWRYFLIANAPESDDSSFTWEHFAATVNKDLADTLGNFVNRVLSFSRKRFGDEVPAGSAAGEAETRLGGEIARLLAEYEEHMEALQYRKAAAALRALWSAGNSYLEAKAPWLEIRTDPEGAALTLRTAMNLIHLYAIVSEPFIPASAAAMRGAFALESDTATWVTAEEAKSLASVPAGTPFTVPPVLFAKITEEDLESYRARFGGFDA